The following coding sequences lie in one Candidatus Poribacteria bacterium genomic window:
- a CDS encoding sigma-54 dependent transcriptional regulator, translating into MRSAQDEPLPIKLPSAAMQEIYSEVVQFALTTVPVLITGDTGVGKEVIAEEIHKTSPRSNKPFKAINCSVFDNSLLHSEIFGHEKGSFTGATHQRKGLFEQADTGTLFLDEIGEMNAEVQAQFLRVLEKQEFTRLGGNTTIKTNARIIAGTNKNIEPGTKDNGFREDLYYRLNIFKIHIPPLREHREDILPLVDAFVSEFNAKYRKNVMKISSEVRNFLKYAAWPGNIRQLRNAIERAIILTKTDEITLSDLPADIAIAPQMAIFERPSDAGVNTAIPTEVRHILTQISVTEFILIFGGIPNAVWRMLPERTQHSVIREASFHLSTLLGGHEDAITISGMDRNQILGKVAQRRIKEHGSLVQAAKSLGIDRRTLKSYTQTDDSE; encoded by the coding sequence ATGAGAAGCGCGCAAGATGAGCCACTCCCGATTAAGCTCCCCTCGGCAGCGATGCAAGAGATTTATAGCGAGGTGGTGCAGTTTGCACTAACAACAGTCCCAGTTCTTATTACTGGCGACACGGGTGTTGGCAAAGAAGTTATAGCAGAGGAAATACATAAAACGAGTCCGAGAAGTAACAAACCGTTCAAAGCTATCAACTGCAGCGTATTCGATAACAGTCTTTTGCATAGTGAAATCTTTGGCCACGAGAAAGGGTCGTTCACTGGGGCAACACATCAACGGAAAGGTCTGTTTGAACAAGCCGATACTGGCACACTTTTTCTTGATGAGATCGGTGAAATGAATGCTGAGGTGCAGGCACAGTTTCTTCGTGTGTTAGAGAAACAGGAATTCACAAGGCTCGGGGGCAACACGACCATTAAAACAAACGCTCGCATTATCGCTGGAACCAACAAAAACATTGAACCGGGAACAAAAGATAACGGATTCAGAGAGGATCTTTACTACCGTCTGAATATCTTCAAGATTCATATACCGCCGCTGCGAGAACACCGTGAAGATATCCTACCTTTAGTGGATGCTTTTGTTTCCGAATTCAACGCCAAATATAGAAAAAATGTTATGAAGATTTCGTCTGAGGTTCGCAATTTCCTCAAATATGCTGCTTGGCCCGGCAATATTCGTCAACTCAGAAATGCTATTGAAAGGGCAATCATCCTCACCAAAACTGATGAAATAACGCTCAGTGATTTGCCTGCCGATATTGCGATTGCACCACAGATGGCTATCTTTGAACGTCCATCGGACGCCGGTGTGAACACTGCTATTCCGACGGAAGTTCGTCATATCCTAACACAGATTTCGGTGACGGAGTTCATCTTGATTTTTGGTGGCATACCGAACGCTGTTTGGCGGATGCTCCCTGAGAGAACGCAGCACTCGGTTATTCGTGAGGCATCATTTCATTTATCAACCCTTTTAGGCGGACATGAAGATGCAATTACGATAAGCGGTATGGATCGGAATCAGATCTTAGGAAAGGTTGCCCAACGACGGATTAAAGAACATGGCTCTCTTGTGCAAGCGGCAAAGTCGTTAGGTATAGATCGTCGGACCCTTAAGTCGTACACACAAACAGACGATAGTGAATAA